A genomic segment from Mus musculus strain C57BL/6J chromosome 13, GRCm38.p6 C57BL/6J encodes:
- the Agtr1a gene encoding type-1A angiotensin II receptor isoform X1, with translation MALNSSTEDGIKRIQDDCPRAGRHSYIFVMIPTLYSIIFVVGIFGNSLVVIVIYFYMKLKTVASVFLLNLALADLCFLLTLPLWAVYTAMEYRWPFGNHLCKIASASVSFNLYASVFLLTCLSIDRYLAIVHPMKSRLRRTMLVAKVTCIIIWLMAGLASLPAVIHRNVYFIENTNITVCAFHYESRNSTLPIGLGLTKNILGFLFPFLIILTSYTLIWKALKKAYEIQKNKPRNDDIFRIIMAIVLFFFFSWVPHQIFTFLDVLIQLGVIHDCKIADIVDTAMPITICIAYFNNCLNPLFYGFLGKKFKKYFLQLLKYIPPKAKSHSSLSTKMSTLSYRPSDNMSSAAKKPASCSEVE, from the coding sequence ATGGCCCTTAACTCTTCTACTGAAGATGGCATCAAAAGAATTCAAGATGACTGCCCCAGGGCTGGCAGGCACAGTTACATATTTGTCATGATCCCTACTCTCTACAGCATCATCTTTGTGGTGGGAATATTTGGAAACAGCTTGGTGGTGATCGTCATCTACTTTTACATGAAGCTGAAGACTGTGGCCAGTGTCTTTCTTCTAAATCTCGCCCTGGCTGACTTATGCTTTTTGCTGACTTTGCCCCTGTGGGCTGTCTATACCGCTATGGAATACCGCTGGCCCTTCGGCAATCACCTATGTAAGATCGCTTCGGCCAGCGTCAGTTTCAACCTCTACGCCAGCGTGTTCCTGCTCACGTGTCTCAGCATCGATCGCTACCTGGCCATTGTCCACCCGATGAAGTCTCGCCTCCGCCGCACGATGCTGGTGGCCAAAGTCACCTGCATCATCATCTGGCTGATGGCTGGCTTGGCCAGTTTGCCAGCCGTCATCCACCGAAATGTGTATTTCATTGAGAACACCAATATCACTGTTTGCGCTTTTCATTACGAGTCCCGGAATTCAACGCTCCCCATAGGACTGGGCCTAACCAAGAACATCCTGGGCTTCCTGTTCCCTTTCCTAATCATTCTTACCAGCTATACTCTTATATGGAAAGCTCTAAAGAAGGCTTATGAAATTCAGAAGAACAAGCCAAGAAATGATGACATCTTTAGGATAATTATGGCGAttgtgcttttcttcttcttctcctgggTCCCCCACCAAATATTCACATTCCTGGATGTGCTGATTCAGCTGGGCGTCATCCATGACTGTAAAATTGCCGACATCGTGGACACTGCCATGCCCATAACCATCTGCATAGCGTATTTTAACAACTGCCTGAACCCTCTGTTTTACGGCTTTCtggggaaaaaatttaaaaagtatttcctcCAGCTCCTGAAATATATTCCCCCAAAGGCCAAGTCGCACTCAAGCCTGTCTACGAAAATGAGCACGCTCTCCTACCGCCCCTCAGATAACATGAGCTCAGCCGCCAAAAAGCCTGCGTCTTGTTCTGAGGTGGAGTGA